The following is a genomic window from Haliaeetus albicilla chromosome 13, bHalAlb1.1, whole genome shotgun sequence.
GGGTGGGGGTCTCACCGTAGTTGAACTTGGCCGTCTGCTCCATCATGGGGACGGTCACCATGCTGCCATCGGCCCTGCGGAAGGGCCGGGGGTgggtggcggcgggggggaagggTCTCATCCAGGCACCCTTGAAGTAGAGGGCGTTGGCCAGCACCAGGCGGGTGCTGGCACCCAAAACACCGGGGGGCAGGAGCTCCCGGATCAGCCCTGCGGAGACAAAGGTGCTGCTGGGGTCCCCTTCCGCCATGATGGGGGACCCAGACGTCCGAGCACCCATCGCCCCCATTCCCAAGGGACCCAGACGTCCGAGCACCCATCGCCCCCATTCccaagggacccaggcatccaaGCACCCATCACCCCCATTCccaagggacccaggcatccaaGCACCCATCACCCCCATTCccaagggacccaggcatccaaGCACCTGTTCTCAAGCGACCCAGGCATCCGAGCACCCATCACCCCCATTCCCAAGGGACCCAGGGgtccggccccccccccccaggcccccaaGGTCCTCACCCTGTGTCTGCTCCCGCACCCAGGCATCGAGGAGGGCACGAGCACCCTCCCCGCGTTGGAAGTCGACCCTGACCAGGCGCCGGGGGCCAAGGGTGCGGATGAAGCGGGGGACGAAGCCGGGGGTCAGCGCCAGCCCCCGCCCCACAAAAAGTCCCTCGGCCACGGCCAGGAGGTGACCGGGTCCCCTCAACTCCTGGCGCAGCGCCCGCAGCTCCGCCGCCATCCCTGGAtctgtggggtgggggaaacAGAGTCAcgccatggggctgggggtatCCGTGGGTGACCCGGGGTGGGGACACCcaggggagacccagtgtgGGGACAGGAACGCCCATGGGAGAGCaggcatggggatggggacacacaTGGGGGACCTGGTGTGGGGATGTGGACCCCACAACTCATCCCACCGTGGAGACTAGGACCTTGGGGTGTCCCCCATGAGGATGGGGACCCAACATCCCACCccaccatggggacagggaccccctGGTGTCCCCCATGAAGACAGAGACCCCACGacccctccctgccatggggaCAAGGACCCCAGTGACCCTCACCATTGATGCTGAAGCCCATGGCGACATCGAGCTGGCGACGGCCATGCCCGGCGGTGGCCAACTGGAGGGCCACCAGGACGGCGGTGGCCCCTTGGGGTGCAAAGATGGCATTGGTGTCCCCTCGGCGTCCCACTGCCTCCCGGAAGAGCCGCAACCCGAAGTCGGTCACCAGTTGGGCCACCCGTCCCGTCACCGGtgtcccagcacccaccaggGCCACCCAGGCCAGGGCCAGCAGGGCAACTGGGGCCACCCGCATCCTggagggacccaggtgtccagaGGTCACCCAGGGCACTAAGGTGACCCTGATGGTGATCCCGGTGCTGGTCCCAGTCCTGGTGCTGGTCCCAGTCCTGGTGTCAGCCCCAGTCCCAGTCCTGGTGCTGGTCCCAGTCCTGGTCCCAGCCCCAATCCTAGTCCTGGTGCTGGTCCCAGCCCCAGTCCCGGTGCTGGTCCCAGTCTTGGTGTTAGCCCCAGTCCCGGTGTCAGCCCCAGTCCCAGTCCCAGCGCTGGTCCCAGTCTTGGTATCAGCCCCAATCCCAGTGCTGGTCCCAGTGCCGGTGTCAGCCCCAGTCCCAGTCCTAGTGCTGGTCCCAGTCCCGGTGCTGGTGTCCCCTTACCTGTTGGTCTCAATCCTGGTGTCGTTCCCGGTGTCCCTGTGTCAGCCCCGATCCCAGTGTCGTGGTATCAGTCCCGGTGTCAGCCCTGGTCTCCCGCCGGGTGTCCCAGCCTTGGTCCCAGCGATGGTCCTGCTGTCCCAGTATCCACCCTGGTTTTAGTCCCAGTGTCCTGATATTGGTCCTGGTGTCGGTCCTGGGGTCCCAGTCTTGGTCCCAGTCTCAGTCCCGGTGTCCTGGTCTTAGTCCTGGTGTCCCAGTATCAGTCCCAGTATCCCAGTCTTGGTGTCAGTCCTGGTGTCCCGGTGTTGATTCTGGTGTCGTTCCCGGTGTCCCGGTCTTGGTCCCGGTGTCGTTCCCGGTGTCCCGCTCTCGTCCGGTGCTGCTGCTCCCGGCTCTGGGATGCGTCTGCCCCGGCAGCGGCTTTAAAGGGcagagtgggggcggggggggtgtttCCACTCATGTCCCCCCCTCACGTCACCACCCACAtccctccccgtgtccccccccgtgtcccctgtgACCCTCCCATGCCCTCAGTGTCTCCCCATCTCCTGTGTCCCCTCTGTGTCCCCAGTGGCATCTCGTGTGCCTCATGTCCCCCCATGACCCCCCACATCCCATGCCCCCCACatcccatgtccccccatgtccccccacatcccatgcccccccacatcccatgtccccccatgtccccccacgTCCTGTGCCCCCCATGTccctcatgtccccatgtccccccatatcccccgtgtccccccatgtccaATGTCCCCATATCGCCTGTaccccccacgccccccccgtGACCCCCCATCCCTGTGGGTGCCTGTTCGGCACAGTTATGGGGTGACCTGATGGGGTGTCACATATCAAGGGACGCAGGCATCGGGGCAgggtgtcaccccccccccaaaaaaccccgGTTTCTCCCCGGGGTGACGCCAGGGCCCCTTCCTGCGGGGTGACGCGGTGCCATTGCGGGGGGTTGGGAAACCCCAGGGGTGCCCGGATGCCTGCGTCCCCAGTGGGgaagttgggggggggctgaggtgggggtcagggtgcccggacgcctgggtccccagTGGGGTCAATGAGGGTGCTGGAATTGGGGGGGTCGGTCAGGGTGCTGGGACTCCTGGGTCCCAGTGGGGTCAATGAGGGTGGTGGAATTTGGGGGGTCAGGGTGCCGGGACTCCTGGGTCCCAGTGGGGTCAATGAGGGTGCTgggattgggggggggtcagggtgctgggACTCCTGGGTCCCCAGTGGGGTCAATGGGGGCGgtgggattggggggggggtcagggtgccgGGACGCCTGGGTtccccccccgggggggtcAGGGATGCCGGGCACCTTGCCCGGACACCCGCGTCCTTCCGAGAGACATTTCCGGATGCGgcgggggagggaagggggacgGTGGCCAAACCGCTGCCGGGTAAAAATAACCCGGGCGGAAACGGTGCCAGGATCGGGCCCAACACCCACCGCGGCGGCTTCTCCAGTGCCCGTAGACCCCCCCAAAGGCCccaccagtgctcccagtgccccactgacccccccagaccccccagtGCCCATAgatccctcccagtgccccacTGACACCCCATAGATCCACCAATGCCCATAGATACCCCATAGACCCCAACAGTATGCCCAGTGCTCCGTTGACCCCCCCATAGACCCCACCAGTACTCATAGATCCCCCCAGCGCCCCAGTGATGCTCCATAGACCCCACCAGTGCCCCACTGGTACCCCATAgacccccccagtgccccataGACCCCCACTGACTCCATAGACCCCCCCCATGGTATAGGTTTAGCCCCCCCAATCCTTTTTGCACCCCCCCCCGGTCTACGTCCCCCCGTACGGGGATTCTCCAGGGGCTCGTACAGGGGTTGAGCTTGGTGGCATCTTGGGGGTGGAGGGTGTCATGGACCATGagttgttcccccccccccaaacctacAGCCCAGAAATATGCTGGGAAAATCACCTTTTCCGGTAGTTTTTTGCCCAAAATTGGCCATTGTGGGCACGGGCGGAggtgggaggggagcagggaaaggagtAAAGGGAGAGGAATTTCCTCAACAACCCAAATTCACTCCTTTTCCACCCAAAAAAGGCGGCGGGAAGGGGATTATTCATGGCGGGGGCTGGAGCAGACGGCGGGACACGGGGGTGGGGTGGGCCACGGCCCGTCATGCTGGGACATGCATGTGCTGGTGGGTGGGCACGGACACGTGTGTGAgacatggggtgggggggcacccctccccacacacatgtgtgtgtgtgtgacgTGACCACTGCACCCCTGCACACGTGTCCCCATTGCAGACCCCAgacctcccccagcacccccaccccaacaccccatcccagcacccagaccccccccagcacccagaccccaaccccagcaccccatcccagcacccagaccccccccagcacccccaccccaccaccctaccccagcagccagccccccccagcacccagacccccacTCTAGCACCCagacacccccccagcacccagaaCTCCCAACACCCCCCGGCAACCCCCCTCAAGCCCCCCCACTCCAGGGGGGGCTGACTCAGGCTGGGGTGACTCAGCCAGGTCTCAACGCCTTCctgtggggccggggggggccgaAGGGGGGGGCACATCCAATCCTGCAGGGATTCACCCCAAAAAGGGCACTGTACCCCAGAAAGCCATGGGTGCACCCCCAAGCATCCCTGTACCCCAAAACTCAAGAGATTCACCCCAAAACCTCACACAGACCCCCCCCGACTCACCCCCAAATCTACATGGATCCACCCCAAAGCATCCCTGTACCCCAAAACTGGACAGACTCACCCCAAAACCTCACACAGCCCCCAAACCTGTCACCCCGTGACAGGGCCACCCCACGGCAGTGTCACCCCACGGCGGGACCACCCCACAGCAGCGTCACCCCATGGCGGGACCACCCAAGGACGCTGCCACCCCACGGCAGCGTCACCTCCACCCCTGGACAGGAGGTTGTCACCCCACGGCCGGGCCAGCCCACGGCATTgtcacccccctccccccaaggTGCTGCCACCCCACCAGGGtgtccccactgccccccacccTTCCAGACCACCTGATGTTACCCCTCCCCACGCTGGTGTCCCCACATGGGACCCATTGTCACCCACTGGGACACATCACTTGGGGGGGGGCGTGACACCCGCTCAAGGAAGTGTTCGAGTGTGTCCCTCGGGTGGTGACACCCCCAGGTGTCACCTCAGTTACTTCTGGGTGCTGGGTGGCTTCCTACCAGGAACTGCTCCCAACCCTGGGTGGGGACATCGGGGGACACACAAACACCAGCACCCCATAGAGTGTCACCACCATGACCCCCCCGCTCCCAGCCACTGTGTCCACAAATGTCCCTTCCTCCGTGACCCCCTCCATGGGTGACAGCAGGGTGGGGGCATggagaggcaggcagctgcctccatCCTCTGCAGGGCTTCAGGCAGGGGCTATAGGGCGTTGGTTGGGTCCCTGGGTCCTCTATGGGGCATTGGTTGGGTCCCCAGGTTGGGGTTGGTTGGGGCGG
Proteins encoded in this region:
- the SERPINE1 gene encoding plasminogen activator inhibitor 1, with product MRVAPVALLALAWVALVGAGTPVTGRVAQLVTDFGLRLFREAVGRRGDTNAIFAPQGATAVLVALQLATAGHGRRQLDVAMGFSINDPGMAAELRALRQELRGPGHLLAVAEGLFVGRGLALTPGFVPRFIRTLGPRRLVRVDFQRGEGARALLDAWVREQTQGLIRELLPPGVLGASTRLVLANALYFKGAWMRPFPPAATHPRPFRRADGSMVTVPMMEQTAKFNYGDFETPGGVPYEVVEVPYGGGAVAMLLVAPIQRDVPIATITRLLDAQLVTTWVTNMKPVPRILVLPRFSLETTWDLRAPLKSLGVRALFDPNAADFTPLSAEEPLVLGQALQKVRMEVTENGTEVASATAAIVYSRMAPLEVLLDRPFLFLVRHNPTGTILFVGQVTEP